The DNA segment TGTTTGATTTTTACACTTAAAGTTTGCTTATTAAACGTTTCACAAACTCCATATGTCTGATTTAGTTGTAGATATACCTATAGCCCCGGCTTTCAGTGCCAAGATAACATCCTCTTTATCCATTATTATCCCGCTGGCTATCAGAGGACATTTATAGTTATATAAAAATCTTTTTATTATTTTCGGCATAGCTCCCGGCAGGATCTCTACGATATCTGGTTTAGTTGCTCTGGCGTATTTTAAACTGTTTTTATATGAGATAGAATCCAAGATAAAAAATCTTTGTATCGTAAGTAATTTTCGTTTTTTAGCTTCCTTGATCAGGGCTGATTTAGTACTTATAATCCCATCTAATTTTGTTTTTTCATTCAAATAGTCAAGTGCATCTACTGTAGGAGACATCCCATCGATCAAATCTATATGTACAAAAACTATCTTACCTGTTTTTTTTATTTTTTCCACCATTGTCTCTATAGTTAATATAGTAGACTTCAAAAGAAATATTACCTCTATATCACTATTTAAGGCTTCCCTCAATGTTTTTTCATCCTTTACCGCTGCTATTATTGGATTTAACTCCAATTTTTCAATCAATCCCATCTCTTCCTCCTACATATTTTCCACTAAATTTGTAATCCATTTTTTTGAAACAACTCTCCTGACACTAAAAATAAATTTTAT comes from the Psychrilyobacter piezotolerans genome and includes:
- a CDS encoding glycerol-3-phosphate responsive antiterminator; this encodes MGLIEKLELNPIIAAVKDEKTLREALNSDIEVIFLLKSTILTIETMVEKIKKTGKIVFVHIDLIDGMSPTVDALDYLNEKTKLDGIISTKSALIKEAKKRKLLTIQRFFILDSISYKNSLKYARATKPDIVEILPGAMPKIIKRFLYNYKCPLIASGIIMDKEDVILALKAGAIGISTTKSDIWSL